A window of Chryseobacterium aquaeductus genomic DNA:
GCCGTCGATCACGACATAAGCGTCTGAATTTGCTCTGGTTTTCGCAATGATTTCTTCAATTGGATTCACAATTCCCAAAGCATTGGAAACCTCATTTACAGAAACTACTTTTGTTTTTTCGCTTAAAAACTGATCTAAATAATCAAGCTGCAGAACTCCATTTTCATCCATTGGGATGACACGAAGTTTTGCTCCGGTTCTTTCACAAAGCAATTGCCACGGAACGATATTCGAGTGATGCTCCAGATAAGAAATGATAATTTCGTCGTCTTTTTTAAGTTTTTGAGTTAAAATATAGGCAATGAGGTTGATTCCTTCTGTAGTTCCTTTTGTGAAAATGACTTCAAAATCATTTTTGGCATTAATGAACTTCTGAATCTTTCTTCTAGAAAGTTCCATTTCTTCGGTTGCCAATTGGCTCAACGTATGAATTCCTCTATGCACATTGGCATTGATTTCTGTATAATATTGTTTCCAGACTTCTAAAACAGAGTTGGGCTTTTGTGATGTTGCTGCATTATCTAAGTAAACCAATGGTTTACCGTTTACTTGCTGGTTTAATATAGAAAACTGACTTCTTATTTCCTGAATGTCAAACATTTATTACAATTTTATCATTAAACGTTCTTAATTTAGAACACCTCAAATTTACGACATTTTATCTAAAAGTCTGCCTTCTTAATAGAGTGATAGATTTCATCTAAAAAAATAAAAAACCTGCCAAAATAAATTGACAGGTCTTTGTATCGTGATTAAGAAATTTCTTATTCAGCTGCTGCATCTTCAGTTGTAGGAGTAGCTCCTTCACCTTCAGTTACAACTTCTTCCTCGTCTTCATCATCAACCATTGCACCACCTTTAGCAGCATTTCTAGACATTTTAACAGCTACTACAACTGCATTGTCTGGATGTACGAAAGAGAATCCTTCAGTTTTGATACCGCCTACATAAAGTTTGTTTCCAATCTTCAATGAAGTAATGTCTACAACTACCTCGTCTGGCAAGTTTGCAGGAATAGCTTTTACTTTCAACTTTCTGAAAGACTGACGTAAAACACCACCAGCTACAACACCTTTTGAACGACCTGTAATTCTTACAGGAACTTCCATAATTACCGGCTTATCATCAGACAACTGATAGAAGTCTGCATGAAGAATTTTGTCAGTAATCGGGTGGAACTGAATATCTTGAAGAACCGCAGGAATTACCTGTCCGTCAACTTCAATAGATACCGTGTGTGCTTCAGGAGTATATACCAAACCTTTGAACGCTTTCTCTAAAGCAGAGAAGTTCAATGGCTCGCTACCTCCGTAAACAACACAAGGAACTAATTCAGCATCACGTAAAGCTTTTGTCGACTTTTTGCCCACGCTTTCTCTTTTTGTACCTTGAATTGTAATAGATTTCATTTATAAAAATTTAAAAATTTGTTTTAATTTTAATTTGCAACCATTTAGTTATCAATTAGATAATAAATTTACTGCTAATCGATTGGTGCTCGTGTACCATCTTCATAACGTCTGCAAATAGTGGGGCGCAAGATAGCACTTTTATTTTAGATGACAAACCATTTTTCACAGGAATTGAGTCAGTTACAATCACTTCTAGCAATTGAGAGTTCTCAATATTTTCATAAGCCTTCCCAGAAAGCACTCCGTGGGTAGCCATTGCTCTTACAGATTTCGCACCTTTTTCCATCAAAATACCTGCAGCTTTGCAAAGTGTTCCAGCGGTATCAATCATATCATCTATCAAGATTACGTTTTTACCTTCCACATCACCGATAAGGAACATTTCTTCTATTACGTTTGCTTTCTTTCTCTCTTTGTAAGCAATTACGACATCAGCACCTAAATGGCCAGCGTAGTTCTTCGCTCTTTTTGCACCACCCATGTCCGGAGAAGCAATCGTAAGGTTATCTAGCTTCATATCTCTGATGTAATCTACAAAAATCGTAGAAGCATACAAATGATCCACAGGAATTTCAAAAAAGCCTTGAATTTGGTCTGCATGCAGATCCATCGTCATGATTCTTGTTGCTCCGGCAGCCGTCAAAAGATTTGCCACCAATTTTGCTCCGATTGGTGCTCTTGGTTTATCTTTTCTGTCTTGTCTTGCAAGTCCGAAATACGGCAAAACAACAGTAATGCTTTTTGCAGAAGCCCTTTTTGCCGCATCAATCATCAGAAGAAGTTCCAAAAGATTGTCTGCCGGCGGAAATGTAGATCCTATCAGGAAAACCCTTCCTCCTCTTACAGATTCATCCAAAACAGGTTCAAATTCCCCATCGCTAAACTCTTGAAAGTTGATTTTCCCTAATGCTTTCCCATAATATTGGGCAATTTTTTCTGCTAGCTCCTTACTAGTTCTTGTCGAAAATAGATAACTTTGTTGCTCGGCCATTTTTACTTTTTAAAAGATTTTGCAAATTTAAAAAAAAACCACAAGAATCGTCTTGTGGTTTCATTTTTTATTTTTTCCTTTTTTTTAAGGGAAGGTAACTCCTGAATATTTATTAGGATCTACCTGTGGTAATGTAGATTTGTATTTATTATTAATAGATTTAATAAATTCATTGGCTACAATTGCATAACCTCTTCCAGTGAGGTGTACTCCGTCTAAAGAGAACGTACCACCAGTGACAAAAGTTGCGGTGTATTTCACTCCATTCCAGGAAATTCCTGATTTAGAGTTTAGTTCTGTCATTTTAGCATTCATATCAACGAAAGCAAGTCCTTTAGAATCTGCAAGAGACTTAATGGTCGTATTGTAAGCAGCTGTTGCTGTTAATACTTTTGCAGCTTCTGATTCTGTAAGCACCAATTTATCTTCTAATGGAACAGAGGTTCCACCACCAGCTTGAGGTGTTAATACCGCACTTGCTGTTAATAAGATATAATCCTTCGATGTAGTCTGTCTGTATTTCGGAAGACCTGGTACCGTTGCTAAATCTTTATCTGCGATTACTGCACCGTTTGCTACAGCACCGGCAGTGAACTTAATTAGTCTTTTTTGATATTCAGCATCGTTGATAGCTCCTAATGCTTTTGCCTGAGCCAAACCTGCGTTATATGTGGCATATCCACCATTTAGCTGAGTTACCTGTGCATCTGTAAGATTAGTAAGTGGCATAGCAGGAACTCTTGTAAAGAAAGGAACGCTGGTTACATTCGGAATATTAGCTACAACACCTTTTCTTGTAGTACCTGTCGGAAAAACGGTACTTATCAAAGCGGTATATGTATTTGTGAATCCTACACCAACCGCTCCATCAACCGGAGTAATAGGGTTGCTACCATCACCACCCGAAGTTGCATATCCTAAAACATCATTGTTACCAATCCAAAGAGAAACAAAAGTAGGATTCTGAGCTAATGCATCACCTACAACAGATGCGGTAGTTGAAGATGCGAATCTTACAAAATACGGGTTTGCGAGTCCTAAAGGAAGTCCGGCAGGATTACCATAACCCGGTGCCAATAAATGTGAAACTTTAGCTCCCGGAACTCCCATATTCTGATAAGGACCACCAGATGTTACATTGTCTAAAGCTGCGGCAGGGCTATTAGGCACTGGTGTCAATGCACCGTTGACCATTTTAAGTTCAAGTTTTCCGGGAAATCCAGGTAAACCAATAAATCCGCCGACGTTATTCGGCATTAAAGGTTGTTTGAATTCTGTTCCTCCTGCAAGCTTCATTTGCATCGCTATCATGCTTGGAAAGGATTCGTTTTGTCCCGCAGAATATAATGTGCCATCTCTATAGCCAGAAGTTAATGAGTTTCCTAAAGAAATAAACTTAGAAAAATCTGC
This region includes:
- a CDS encoding SGNH/GDSL hydrolase family protein, yielding MKKIIISTLAVSALFFTTSCETDFDTDVKDIVVTKGEADFSKFISLGNSLTSGYRDGTLYSAGQNESFPSMIAMQMKLAGGTEFKQPLMPNNVGGFIGLPGFPGKLELKMVNGALTPVPNSPAAALDNVTSGGPYQNMGVPGAKVSHLLAPGYGNPAGLPLGLANPYFVRFASSTTASVVGDALAQNPTFVSLWIGNNDVLGYATSGGDGSNPITPVDGAVGVGFTNTYTALISTVFPTGTTRKGVVANIPNVTSVPFFTRVPAMPLTNLTDAQVTQLNGGYATYNAGLAQAKALGAINDAEYQKRLIKFTAGAVANGAVIADKDLATVPGLPKYRQTTSKDYILLTASAVLTPQAGGGTSVPLEDKLVLTESEAAKVLTATAAYNTTIKSLADSKGLAFVDMNAKMTELNSKSGISWNGVKYTATFVTGGTFSLDGVHLTGRGYAIVANEFIKSINNKYKSTLPQVDPNKYSGVTFP
- a CDS encoding ribose-phosphate pyrophosphokinase, which gives rise to MAEQQSYLFSTRTSKELAEKIAQYYGKALGKINFQEFSDGEFEPVLDESVRGGRVFLIGSTFPPADNLLELLLMIDAAKRASAKSITVVLPYFGLARQDRKDKPRAPIGAKLVANLLTAAGATRIMTMDLHADQIQGFFEIPVDHLYASTIFVDYIRDMKLDNLTIASPDMGGAKRAKNYAGHLGADVVIAYKERKKANVIEEMFLIGDVEGKNVILIDDMIDTAGTLCKAAGILMEKGAKSVRAMATHGVLSGKAYENIENSQLLEVIVTDSIPVKNGLSSKIKVLSCAPLFADVMKMVHEHQSISSKFII
- a CDS encoding 50S ribosomal protein L25/general stress protein Ctc translates to MKSITIQGTKRESVGKKSTKALRDAELVPCVVYGGSEPLNFSALEKAFKGLVYTPEAHTVSIEVDGQVIPAVLQDIQFHPITDKILHADFYQLSDDKPVIMEVPVRITGRSKGVVAGGVLRQSFRKLKVKAIPANLPDEVVVDITSLKIGNKLYVGGIKTEGFSFVHPDNAVVVAVKMSRNAAKGGAMVDDEDEEEVVTEGEGATPTTEDAAAE